DNA from Bacteroides zoogleoformans:
GGGCGCCCGCTTAACAACCTCAGGCTGATTGGCCACGAGCCGGTTATAGCGCTCGCGTGCTGTTTCAAACCGCCATGAGTCGGCTTTTACTTGCGAAGTAATCAGTGAGTTCTCCAAAATCTTTCGATAGAACATATTTACCTCCCACGACATCTCGGTGAGCATTGATAGTTTGTTGTATGGAAGCAAGTACACGATACTCGGTTCCAAGGCTTCAATCATAAGGTGGGTAGGCTCTTGTTTCAAGGTGCTCTCTATGCAAATAATGATACAGCCTTCGTAAGAAAAGTGCTCGGTGAGATCTTTTCCGTTCTTGTAATAGAATTGGCGTAACATCCCTTTCCCTACAATGACAATGTTGTGGCTGATTTGGCCTTGTCTGAGAAGAATTTCTCCTTTTTCAACCTCTTTGCGGATAAGAATTTCTTCTATTAATTTCCGGCCTTCAAGAGTCATGCCCGGGTATTGGGAGCTGATAGTATTATTTACCGTTTCTTTCAATAATGCATCCATAAACCCTGAATTTGTTCGTTCGGGCACAAAGATAGAACTTTTGGTTTTAAACAGGCGCTAAAGATTGAAAAAACAGTTATTATACGAAGTTTTTGCTAAGCCACTTCATACTATACCAGCGGCGTACAAAGATAAACCCGCGAATGTTCTCATCGAGCAGAAAGGCTATCCACATGCCATAGATGCCCCAGCCGAGGAAGATGCCGAAGAAATAGCCTACGCCGACAGCAACACTCCATTGCATCACTAACCCCACATAGAAGGGGTAATTGACGTCGCCTGCCGCACGGAGGGCATTTGTGGCAAAGATATTGATGGGGCGCCCTATTTCAAGAACGATGTCTATAAAGAGGATGATTGCTCCCATGCGAATGATTTCGGGATTGGAGGTGAGCCAACCGAAGATGGAATGTCCGAAAAGGGCAAGGATGCCGGATAAGAGAACCGTAATCATAACGGATTTCTTCATGACATATTTCCCCATGAGAAAAGCGGCGCGAGGCTTTCTCTCGCCTATAAGGTGTCCGATGCAGATGGCTCCTCCTTGTGCCATGGAGATGCTGAACAGATAGGCAAACATGATGATATTGACACAATAGGTGCGGGTAGCCAATGCTTCCACCCCTAATATGTTGATAAAATAAGTAATGACCACTTGCGACGAACTATATGAAAGTTGTTCGCCGGCAGAGGGAAGTCCCACCTTTAGCAGGTTTTTCAGTTCAGTCCACGGGAAGGGACGGAAGTAGGCCATGGGGAAACGAGGGATGTGCTTGCGAAACAGAATGACAAACAAGATGATCATGGAGACTCCTCGGCTGAAGGCTGTAGAGATGGCTGCTCCCTCTACACCCAATTCAGGAAAGCCGAAGCATCCGAAGATAAGGGAATAGTTGCCTACAATGTTGAGGATATTGACAATCACGGTTACCATCATCGGATAAACGGCTTTGTTGGCACTGCGCAGTGAGGCGGAGAGAGTGAGGGATAGTGCTTGAAAGAAAGCAAAAGCGCCTACGATGCGCATATAGTCCATTCCATCCTCCATCAATGTAGAAGTAAGTCCCATCAGTTGAAGAATGGGACGAGCACAGAAGTATAAAATCAGGCTGACGGTGATGCCGACCACAAAGTTCATCAGGATGGAGACGCCGACCACTTGTACCACATTTTTGTGTAGTTTCGCACCGAGGTATTGGGAACATAGTACGGAGGTCCCGAGATTGATAACCTCGAAAACCAGAAAAGTAAGCATAATGATTTGGTTGACAACCCCCACTGCCGCCACGCTGTTGTCCGAGTAGCGGCTCAGCATAAAGGTGTCTACGGCACCAAGCATCATGATGAGAAGTGTCTCTATAAAAATGGGAGCTGCCAGTTTGGCAAGTCTTTTCTTTAAATTTTCCTGTTGTATCATTATCGGTGTACGTATGTCTCTGAAAAAATCGTGCAAAGATAAGGAAACCAAGAATAGGAAAAATTGACATGTGTCATTTTCTGCTGTTTTATGATTTTGAGATTTAACATGTTACCTCTTGCCGAGAGAAAACAAAGAAAAAATATGTAGGAAAGATTTGCAAACTCCAAAAGTTTACTCTACATTTGCACCGCATTTCGCAAGAATGCTGTTTACGAAAAGGAAGTTTGGGTGAGTGGCTGAAACCACCAGTTTGCTAAACTGACGTACGGGTAACCGTACCGGGGGTTCGAATCCCCCAGCTTCCGCGCAAAAAGGTGGGTTCATCTAACGGTTAGGATACATGCCTCTCACGCATGACATACGAGTTCGATTCTCGTACCCACTACATTCGGGAAGAATGCACTCTTAGCTCAGTTGGTAGAGCAACTGACTCTTAATCAGTGGGTCCAGGGTTCGAATCCCTGAGGGTGTACAAGTTAAGAAAAAAGGATGAGTTGAAAATATTCATCCTTTTGTTTTGTTCGCCCGACGTGGATACGTATTCTAAATCTTCCAAGCTCCTTCTCCTTGATTTATGCGTTTCGCGACGGTAGTTCTATTCTCCTCTTTGGGAGGGATTAGAGATCTTTCAGTAAGAGGTTTCCGGACTTGTTATAATATTCTTCGCGTGCAGTCAATAAAACCTTCCATTGTTTGTTGAACTCATTGTCTTTATCAATCTTGAAGTCTTCCGAGCCGTGAGTATCCAGCTTGTCGAGCAGAAGAGCTACAGTGAGTTGATTTATGTCTATAGAGGGCTGATAGGCAATGTCTTCGCTTTTCTCGTCTGTCATCACTTCGTGCAGGAGGTTGATTTCCTGTAGCTCGTAGAGGGTTTTATAGGTCAGCCGGATGGGGATTTGGCATTTCTCGGATATTTCGTCGGCAGTATAGGGTGCTTCGTTTTGTTCAAAGCGTCTGGCAATGAGGGACATTATCAAAATGGAGATAAAGTCGCGGTAGCGTCGGCTGATGTTGCGTGTGTCCTTGTCGAAACTGAAGTTTCTGATATTCTGTCCGGCATAGGTCAGCTCGGCACCGAAGAGACAGATGGTCCAAGAGATTTGAAGCCATAGTAAAAACATCGGGAGTGCGGCAAAACTACCGTAAATGGCATTGTAGCGTGACACCCACAGCTGGCTGCTGATATAGAGAAACTGGAAGGCCTGATGTGCCGTACCTGCCAGTATGCCGGATAGGAGGGCATGCTTCAACTTAACCTTTGTATTGGGCATGAAGATGTATAGCGCCGTAAACATAAACCATGTCAGGACAAAGGGGATGAGCCGTATCATGAACTTAGCGACAGGTGCGAGTAATGTAAAGTCTTCGATGTTTTTCACCATCGTACTCATGAAGATGGAGAGACCGCCGGAAAGAACGATCAGGATAGGCATCAAAAGCAGCATGGAGAAGTAATCGGTGATTTTGCGATACATGCTGCGGGCTTTTTTCACCTGCCAGATGCGGTTGAAGGTTATCTCCATGTTGTTGATAAGGTTGAGAACGGTCCACAGTAACATCACCAGACCTACTCCGATGAATACTCCGTTTTTGGTCTGCGACAGATAGGAGTCAACAAACTGCAATATGATTTCCGTTGTCTCCGTCTGACCGCCGAAACCGCTGACTATCTGGCTTTCCATGAGGTTATCGAATCCGAATCCGCGTGCAATGGCAAAGAGGATGGCAAGAATCGGCACGATGGCAAGCAGTGTACTGTATGTCAAGGCCGAGGCTTTGTTTGCTATCCGGTCGTTGGTGAATCGGTTGACGCAGAGGTAGATTGTCTTGATGATATTATACAGGGAGAATGTTGTCCGTGTGACCTCATTTTCCGTAATACGCCAAATGTCGTAGGTCAGGAACTTCAAGAGTATGGCAATGCGCTTATTCATAACTTGGCATTTTTTTAGAAAGAAAAAAGCAGTAGGTCTGTAAGCCGGGTTCTGTTCTTCTGCCGAAGAGAAAGTCCTGTGTCAGGATTATTCATCCCTGACCCTTTGTTTCTCGCCATTTAGAAGTGCCTGCCATTTATCTGAGCCGCATGTCGCCATACGGCTTTAGCGGTCTACCCTCCGACATGGGGCGAGCAACCCTCATAACGCCGGTATACATGACCTTACAACTCCCAAGACGCACAGCCCTTGTGTCGCCACAAGGCCGGTAAGCTCTTACCTCACCTTCTCACCCTTGCCGCAGCCAAAGACTGCGGCGGTTATTTTCTTCTGCGTTACTCTACCCTCGCGGACAGCTTTCTGTTAGGAAGTGGGATGCTCTGTGTTGCCCGGACTTTCCTCGTGCACGCACATGGTGCAGGCGGCAGACCGACCAACTGCTTTATAGCCGACAAAGATACAACAATTTAGCGATTAATCGCAAATAAGCGGATTTTAGAATCTGCGTAGAGTCTGTTTTAGACTTCTTTTTATGATTTATTCTTACAGCCTATTAGATGAAGAAAGAAAAAATAACAAGAAACGATTTCTATGGCCTTGTAAACCTGTCTTGTAGAAATTTACTAAAAATCGAAGCAATTTTTACTGGGTTTTCGAGGAATTTTTAGTAAAAATCCGTCCGGTTTTTAGTAAAAAACAGAACCGGATTTTAGTAAAACAAAATCGAGAAACCAGATTTCTTTACATGTGAGAAGACATGGGATGGATTTGGATGCAGATGCCATCGGTAGTTTTTATTATTAAAAATACTGAAAAGATGTATTTCTTTCGGAATTAATTTGTAACTTTGCTATCGTTAGTAATACTCAAAAAACAGTGGCTGATGAAGAAGTTTTCCTTTATCCTTTTTATTTCTCTATTAATCCCGCTTTTTGCTGTCGCTTCGGAAATGGGAGATCGTACTATTCCTGCTGAAGTGGCACAATTATCTGACAGCTTGAAACGGAAATTTGCACCGGACAAGCGTGTGGCTTTGTTCGATGTGGATTATTCTTTTTCGGGGAAAAACGTGATGTTGCGTGGCGTCACCACTTCGGCTGAAGCAAAGGCGGCACTGCTGGCAGGTTTGGCAAAAAGAGGATACAAAGTGATGGATTGCTTGCGGGTGCTTCCGGATGAGCAGGAACTTAAGGGCAAAACCTATGGCATTGTCAATGTATCGGTGTGCAATCTTCGTGTTGATGCCGATTTCTCTTCGGAGATGATGACACAGGGATTGATGGGCATGCCGGTCAGGATACTGCAACGTGAAGGTTGGTATCGCGTTCAGACACCGGATGACTACATCGCATGGGTGCATCGTGTAGGCGTTTATCCCGTTACAAAAGATGAACTGGCTGCATGGAACGCGGCGGAGAAGATTGTGGTGACCTCGCATTACGGTTTCGTCTATTCAGAACCCGACGCGGCTTCGCAGACCATTTCTGACGTTGTCGCCGGAAACCGTTTGAAGTGGGTAGGCGCCAAAGGAGCTTTTTATAAGGTCGCTTATCCGGATGGTCGAGAGGGGTACATCTCCAAATCGCTCGCTATGCCTGAGAAGAAATGGCGCGTTTCTCTCAAGCAAGATGCGGCAAGCATCATCGCCACGGCCAGCTCCATGATGGGAATACCTTATCTTTGGGCCGGAACGTCATCGAAAGGAGTGGATTGCAGCGGCTTTGTCCGTACCATTCTGTTTATGCACGACATCATTATTCCGCGCGATGCTTCTCAACAGGCATACGTCGGCGAGCATATCGACATTGCTTCCGATTTCGGCAACTTGCAGCCGGGCGACTTGATATTCTTCGGACGCAAAGCAACGCCTGAACGTAAAGAGAGGGTAGTGCACGTCGGAATGTACATCGGCAACCGGCGCTTCATTCATTCGCAAGGAGATGTGCGTATCAGCAGTTTCAATCCCGCAGACGAATATTTTGATGAGTATAATCTGGGACGCTTGTTGTTTGCCTCGCGTATATTGCCTTATATAAATAAGGAGAAGTCGCTAAATACGACGGAGAGGAATGGGTATTATCAGTCTCCTCCCTTACCTCCTCTCCCATAGAGAGGGGGAGTAGATACTCTTACTGATTAGTGTGTAACTATAAATTGAAGCTAAGATAACTTTGCATATAAACTACTAAAAGTAACTTCAAACCTCCCCTCCCTATGGGGAGGGGTCGGGGGAGAGGCTTTTCCTAATTATGTCAACCAGAAGAGATTTCCTAAAAACCGCCGCCTTTGCCGCACTTGGTTCGGGTTTGGCTGTCAATAATGTGTTTGCCGGAGGCAGTGAGTCGCTTTCGTTGTTCAATGTGAACAGCAAAGTGGGTACCACTCCTAAAATGAAACTGCGTTTCTTTCCTTATGAACTGCGGCTGCGGCACGTCTTCACTGTGGCCACTTATTCGCGTACCACCACCCCTGACATTCAAGTGGAGATAGAATATGATGGTATTGTGGGGTATGGCGAGGCCTCTATGCCTCCTTACCTGCAACATGAGTTGGGCACAATGGATAGTGTGATGGCTTTTTTGAAGAAAGTACAGGATGTCATCGGACAGTTTACAGACCCTTTCCGGCTGGAAGATATATTGACCTGTATCGATACGCTATCGCCCGGTGACTCTGCCGCCAAGGCGGCAGTGGACATTGCTTTGCACGACCTTGTAGGTAAGCTGTTGCAAGCCCCTTGGTATAAAATTTGGGGATTAGACAAGGAAAAAGCTCCTTCTACTACCTTTACCATAGGAATAGATACGGCAGATGTGGTGCGTGCAAAAACCAAAGAGTGTGCCGAGCAATTTAATATTCTTAAAGTGAAGTTGGGGAGAGAGAATGATAAAGAAATGATTGAAACCATTCGTTCGGTCACAAATCTTCCGATTGCCATCGATGCCAACCAAGGCTGGAAAGACAAAGCATATGCCCTCGACATGATACATTGGCTGAAGGAAAAAGGCATTGTGATGATAGAGCAACCGATGCCCAAGGAGCAGTTGGATGACATTGCTTGGGTGACCGGGCAAAGCCCCTTGCCGGTGTTTGCCGATGAATCAGTACAGCGTTTAAAGGATGTAGTCCGCTTGAAAGGTGTCTTTACAGGCATCAATATCAAACTGATGAAATGTACCGGAATGCGCGAGGCCTGGAAGATGCTGACTTTAGCACGTGCATTGGACATGAAGGTTATGGTGGGGTGTATGACGGAAACGTCGTGCGCCGTCTCAGCCGCCGCCCAAATTTCTCCGGCAGTAGATTTTGCCGATTTGGATGGCAACCTGCTGATAGCTAATGACCGCTTCAAGGGAATGGAAGTGGTGAAAGGTAAAATTACATTGCCCCATTTGCCGGGTATCGGGGTGATGAAACTATAACTAATGATTATGAAGAAGTTGCTATATGTTATATTTCTGTTCTTGCTGATGTCTGCTTGCAATACAAAGCAGCAGAGTAAGATTTATAATTGGGAAGAGGACTTGCATCAACGTCTGCTTGTGGATTTCTGTATGACAGAAGCTCAAGTGAAAGACTATATCCGCAAATATATTCCCGATGTGACCGACGAGCAAATGCGCCGATGGGAAACTTCCAATGCTTTGGAGTGCATGATGCTGGATGGAGAGAAACGGTATTTTCGTAATGCTGGGCCTAATCTTTTTCGAATAGATTCTGTTTGTGGCAACATCAAAGCGAGCAAAGAAGGAAAAATGGCGAGTGGCAGCGAAAAAGTGAATCAAGAGAATCTGCCCGAAATCATCTCTGTCGTGAAGAAAGAGGCGAAAACGGTTGTTGTGCCCAAACGCATGCGTGTCACCTATACGCTGACGGTTGATACCAATGCCGTACCTGCCGGAAAAATTGTCCGTTGCTGGTTGCCTTATCCTCGCACGGATCAGGTGCGCCAGCAAGATGTCAGGCTTATTTCTGCCAGTGAGCCGGAGTATATTCTGTCTCCGCAAGATTGTCGTCATAGTACGCTGTATATGGAGCAACGTGCCGTCGAAGGCGAGCCTACCGTCTTTTCCGAGACATTTGAATTTACTGCGTACGGTGAGTGGCACAATCTGAAACCGGAAGATGTGTTGCCTTATGATACGAGCACTGCCCTCTATAAGGAATATACGGCCGAACGCGAGAAGCATATCCTCTTTTTGCCTCGTATGCGCGAACTTGCTGCCAGATTGACAGCCGGAGAAACCAATCCTTATCTGAAAGCAAAGCGTATCTTCCGTTGGGTGAACGACCATTTTCCGTGGGCATCGGCACGAGAATATTCTACGATTGAAAATATCCCGGAATATGTATTGGAACATCGTCATGGTGATTGCGGGCAGGTCAGCTTGCTGTTCATCACGCTTTGTCGCATCAGTGGCATCCCTGCGCATTTCCAAAGCGGTTTTATGATGCATCCGCATGCTTGGAATCTACACGATTGGGCGGAAGTCTATTTTGAGGGTGTAGGTTGGGTTCCGGTAGACCAGTCGTTCGGCATTCCTGTTTTTGCCCGCAATGTGGAGGAGGAGTATTTCTTTCTGGGCGGCATTGACTCTTGGCGTATGATTGTGAATACGGATTATGGTATGCCTTTGATACCCGCAAAGAAGTATCCCCGCAGTGAGACCGTTGATTTTCAACGTGGTGAAGTGGAATGGGAGGGCGGTAATCTCTACTTCCCTCAGTGGAATTATCACATGGATATCGATTATCTGAATTATTGAGATAAAATGTGCTGTTCTTTGCACTATCTGTCAGTCTTTTGACAGACGGCAATCGTGCATAAATGCTAATTTGTCAGTCTTCGCCGTTAATCGCTGTTAACCTCTAAATACCCTCTGTTAAAAGAGAACAAAAAAGAGTGACAAGGGGAATAAGAGAACATTTTTTGTCGTTATTTTAACGTCACAATGTTAAACGAAACTTGAATATTAACAGTTTAAAGAATAGAAATTAGTATGAAACAGACAACAAAAAACATCCTTGGAGTTGCGGCTATTGTGCTCCTTAGTTCAGGAGTGGCCGGCATTACTACTTATAGAATGTTGAAGAGCGAGGCGTCGGTTGCCTCAGGTTCGTTCGACGAAATGTTTGAGCAGAATCCCGATGTTCGGTTAGCTTCTTATAGCGCAGCCGCTTTGCAACCGGTCGATTTGACTCAAGCCGCAGAAACTTCCATTCATGGTGTGGTTCATATCCGTTCTACCCAGTCTTCCAAAGTTCGGGAAGTGGAGGTACGCGATCCTTTCTCTGACTTCTTCGGCGATTTCTTTGGCAATCGGGGCGGGACGCAGAAACGTCAGGTGCAGACTCCGGAACGTACCGGTTTCGGTTCGGGAGTTATCATCTCTAAAGACGGCTATATAGTAACAAATAACCATGTGATAGCCGGTGCGGATGAAATCAGCGTGACGCTGAACGATAACCGCCAGTTCAAGGGACGCATTATCGGCACAGATGAAGAAACGGATTTGGCTTTGATTAAAATTGAAGGAGATGAATTTCCTACTGTGCCCGTAGGCGATTCGGATGCGTTGAAAGTGGGAGAGTGGGTACTTGCCGTAGGCAATCCTTTCAATCTGACTTCTACGGTAACGGCCGGTATTGTCAGCGCGAAAGCGCGCTCGTTGGGCATGGGACAGGTGACGGGTAAACAAAGCATAGAGTCCTACATCCAGACGGATGCTGCCATCAATCAGGGTAACAGTGGCGGTGCATTGGTAAATGCGCGTGGTGAACTTGTTGGCATCAATGCGGCCTTGTTTTCGCCGACGGGTTCGAATACCGGTTATGGTTTTGCCATTCCTACCAGCATTATGAAGAAAGTGGTGGCCGACCTAAAGCAGTTTGGTACGGTTCAACGTGTGAAGCTGGGTGTCAGCATCACAAGTCTTACGGAGGAACCCGGCGATACGCAGGTGGCCGACGAGACTGGCAAGAAATTCAGCGACGTGAAGAAAGAAGCGCGTGAGAAGTTTGGAGTGGTAGATGGCCTTTGGGTACGTGAGATTGTGGAAGGAAGTTCTGCTTCCGATTCTGAGATGAAAGTAGATGATGTGATTGTCGGTATGGAGGGCAAGGCTATTCATAAATTTGCCGACCTGCAGGAATTGCTGGCTAAGCATCGCCCGGGCGACAAGGTGCAGGTGAAAGTGATGCGCAATAAGAAAGAGAAGACCATTCCTGTGACATTGAAAAATGAACAAGGCACTACGAAAGTAGTTAAAGACGCGGGAATGGAAATTCTGGGCGCAGCCTTTAAACCGATATCCGATGCCTTGAAGAAACAGCTGAATTTGGCTTACGGCTTGGAAGTAACGGGCGTTACTAATGGCAAGATGGCCGATGCAGGCATTCGCAAAGGTTTTATCATCCTCAAGGCAAACGGTCAGTCGGTAAAGACGGTGGACGATTTGGAAAAGGCGATGAAGGAAGCAAGGAAGTCACCCGAACAAGGGTTGTTCATCACCGGTATGTTCCCATCAGGAAAGCGCGCCATGTATGCCGTAGATTTGACACAAGAATAAAAAAATATAAGGTAAAGATTGTCAGGATACAGAGACAAAGTTAGAGCGAGAAACGTCTAAAGAGGCTCTAATATTAGCGAATAAAATCCCAAAGAAGGTGTCGGCAAGATATTTGTCGGCATCTTTTTGGTTATAATGGTTGAGATATAAATTTGGTGAAAAAGTGGAGATGAAATTCTTGTAACAAAAGATTTTATCATAACTTTGCAACCCAAATCCGTTTTAGATAATGAGACAACTTAAGATTACCAAAAGTATCACTAACAGAGAGAGTGCTTCTCTTGACAAGTATTTGCAGGAAATCGGTCGCGAAGACCTCATTACTGTTGAAGAGGAAGTGGAACTCGCTCAGCGCATCCGCAAGGGTGACCGTGTTGCATTGGAGAAACTGACACGTGCCAATCTGCGTTTCGTTGTATCTGTAGCCAAGCAGTACCAGAACCAGGGTTTGAGTTTGCCCGACTTGATTAATGAGGGTAATTTAGGACTGATCAAGGCTGCCGAAAAGTTCGATGAAACACGTGGATTTAAGTTCATCAGTTATGCAGTGTGGTGGATACGCCAGTCTATTCTACAAGCTTTGGCAGAGCAGTCGCGCATTGTGCGTCTTCCGTTGAATCAGGTAGGTTCGCTGAATAAAATCAGTAAGGCCTTTTCTAAATTTGAACAGGAAAACGAGCGCCGTCCGTCTCCCGAAGAGCTTGCCGAAGAACTGGAAATCCCTGTTGACAAAATCTCTGATACGTTGAAGGTGTCAGGACGCCACATATCGGTGGACGCACCTTTCGTAGAAGGAGAAGACAACAGTTTGCTCGATGTGTTGGTCAACGATGATTCTCCTATGGCCGACCGCTCTTTGGTGAACGAGTCTCTTGCGAGGGAAATTGATAGAGCTCTTTCTACGTTAACCGAACGCGAAAAAGAAATCATACAGATGTTTTTCGGTATCGGACAACAGGAAATGACATTAGAAGAAATCGGCGACAAATTCGGCTTGACCCGTGAGCGTGTACGCCAGATTAAAGAAAAAGCAATCAGAAGATTAAGACAAAGTAATCGTAGCAAATTGCTCAAATCTTATTTGGGATAAATAAGAAATATTGATTTCCGACTTATAGAAAGAATTAAAAACCGTGTGCTTTTCGGAGCATGCGGTTTTTTTCTTATCTTTGCCGCGATTGCTTGTTGATTTTTGTCAATAGCTTTCCGGTTTATTACTAAACTTTTAATTAATTCATGAAATACGTTCGCATACTTTGTGCCGTGGCTTTGGTTTTTGCATTGTGCCCGGCTTTTACAATGAAGAATAAAGAGAAGGCGGTATATGCCTTTGGAGTGGCTGCCTCTTTCAATGATTCAATTGTGTATTATACGGAAATCCAGTTGTTGGATAGTGTGGAATTAGACAAGAATGGTTTCTTGCCCAAGAGGGAGTTATACACATATCAGTTGAAGAATTATTTGGAAGCTGATTTTAAAAAGCCTGACTACACCTGTATGATTTATTTTTCCGAGAACAAAAAGAAGCTGGAAAAAGAAGCTGCCAAAGTGAAAGGGAAGTATAAAAAGAGTACAGGGTTGCTGCTTCAAGGGATAGAGCCTTCTGCTTTTAAGTTCAAGAAGCCTCAGGAATAATCCTTGTGTTTAAAACTCAAACGAATGATTATGAAATTTGATTTTCATCTTTTAATGGGAATATTCTTTTCCATCTTGTTGACCGGATGTGAAAAGAAGGAGTGTCCTGCTCCTCCGGCCGAGGGAAGCCGTACGGTGCTGGTCTATATCGTGGCAGATAAGAATGGTTTGGATGAAAATTACAATAACCAAGATTTTGCGACTAAGGATGTGGAGGAAATGATGGCAGGAATGAAATCTGTCGATTCCTCGCTTCATAACTTGTTGGTTTATTTGGATAATAACGATAAGCCCGTCTTGTTTCGCATACACAAAGACGGCAGTGGGAAAGTGACAAAGGAGATACTTAAAGAATATGATGAACAGGTGTCTACGGAAACACAGGTTATGAAAGAAGTGTTGAGCCGTGCTTTCCAAGAATATCCGGCTGATAGCTACGGGCTGGTGTACTGGTCGCATTGCGACGGATGGATTCCATATCCTTTGGAAATTCCCAGAACCCGTTGGATAGGGCAGGATAGGGGGAATGGTGATGACAGAATGAATATCTCCGGTTTGGTGGAAGTGCTGCAATTGGCTCCACACCTGGAGTTTATCATGTTCGACGCTTGTTTTATGATGTCTGTTGAGGTGGCTTACGAGGTACGCAAATATACTGATTATTATATGGGGTCGCCAACAGAAAATCCGGGGCCGGGTGCTCCTTATGACAGGATTGTGCCATTGATGTTTAAATCGAATGCTGCTGTCGGCATGGCTGAGGAGTATTTTAAGGCCTATAATGAGATTTATACAGGTGGTATCGGTATATCAAACGATAATTGGACGGGGGGGACTTCCATTACTGTTTTAAAAACGGCAGAGTTGGAGAAACTGGCGGCGGCTACAAAGCAGGTTTTGCAGAGCGGTATGGGTGTTTCGGAGCTTCGTTCCAAAGTGTTTGATTACGATAAACGTACTTCCATAAGTAGTTATGTCGGTTATTTCGATATGGTGGAAATGATGGAATATCTGACAGATGATGCCGGCTATCAGGCGTGGAAGCAGGCTTTTGCATCTGCCCTC
Protein-coding regions in this window:
- a CDS encoding trypsin-like peptidase domain-containing protein, with the translated sequence MKQTTKNILGVAAIVLLSSGVAGITTYRMLKSEASVASGSFDEMFEQNPDVRLASYSAAALQPVDLTQAAETSIHGVVHIRSTQSSKVREVEVRDPFSDFFGDFFGNRGGTQKRQVQTPERTGFGSGVIISKDGYIVTNNHVIAGADEISVTLNDNRQFKGRIIGTDEETDLALIKIEGDEFPTVPVGDSDALKVGEWVLAVGNPFNLTSTVTAGIVSAKARSLGMGQVTGKQSIESYIQTDAAINQGNSGGALVNARGELVGINAALFSPTGSNTGYGFAIPTSIMKKVVADLKQFGTVQRVKLGVSITSLTEEPGDTQVADETGKKFSDVKKEAREKFGVVDGLWVREIVEGSSASDSEMKVDDVIVGMEGKAIHKFADLQELLAKHRPGDKVQVKVMRNKKEKTIPVTLKNEQGTTKVVKDAGMEILGAAFKPISDALKKQLNLAYGLEVTGVTNGKMADAGIRKGFIILKANGQSVKTVDDLEKAMKEARKSPEQGLFITGMFPSGKRAMYAVDLTQE
- a CDS encoding sigma-70 family RNA polymerase sigma factor, with the translated sequence MRQLKITKSITNRESASLDKYLQEIGREDLITVEEEVELAQRIRKGDRVALEKLTRANLRFVVSVAKQYQNQGLSLPDLINEGNLGLIKAAEKFDETRGFKFISYAVWWIRQSILQALAEQSRIVRLPLNQVGSLNKISKAFSKFEQENERRPSPEELAEELEIPVDKISDTLKVSGRHISVDAPFVEGEDNSLLDVLVNDDSPMADRSLVNESLAREIDRALSTLTEREKEIIQMFFGIGQQEMTLEEIGDKFGLTRERVRQIKEKAIRRLRQSNRSKLLKSYLG
- a CDS encoding clostripain-related cysteine peptidase — translated: MKFDFHLLMGIFFSILLTGCEKKECPAPPAEGSRTVLVYIVADKNGLDENYNNQDFATKDVEEMMAGMKSVDSSLHNLLVYLDNNDKPVLFRIHKDGSGKVTKEILKEYDEQVSTETQVMKEVLSRAFQEYPADSYGLVYWSHCDGWIPYPLEIPRTRWIGQDRGNGDDRMNISGLVEVLQLAPHLEFIMFDACFMMSVEVAYEVRKYTDYYMGSPTENPGPGAPYDRIVPLMFKSNAAVGMAEEYFKAYNEIYTGGIGISNDNWTGGTSITVLKTAELEKLAAATKQVLQSGMGVSELRSKVFDYDKRTSISSYVGYFDMVEMMEYLTDDAGYQAWKQAFASALGYWNTTEKNFSMFVGRKFDSIEGMFPMQPRANGVTHYIPSESTAYEVRAANIAYRSTAWYEAAGLSLLGW